The region GTTTGCCAAGTTGGTTTACAATTTCGAGCGGGATAGAGTTGTTGGGTATTCGAATACCCACGGTTTTGCGTTTACTTATGAAATGGTCGGGTACTCTATTCAGCCCTGGAAGAATAAAGGTGAATGGGCCCGGTAGGTTTTTCTTCATCAGTTTAAAGGTGGGATTGTCAACCTTGGCGTAATCGGCAATGTTACTTAAATCGTAGCAGATAAAAGAAAAATGGGCTTCTTTGGGTTTTATCCCTTTTATTTTGATAATACGTTCTACCGCTTTGGCGTTGGAAATATCGCATCCAATTCCGTAAACGGTATCGGTGGGGTAAATTATAACGCCACCATTTTGCAAAATCCCAACCACACGTTCAATTTCGCGCGGGTTGGGATTTTCGGGATAGATCTTTATGTAAAGGCAGTCGGACATTTATTAGCCGTTTACCTTCTTGTAGTCCTCGAGGAATTTCTTTAAACCGATGTCGGTTAAAGGATGGTTCAACAAACCAACAATAGCATTTAATGGGCAGGTTGCAACATCGGCACCAGCCTCTAGGCACTGAACAATGTGCATTGTATGACGAATTGATGCGGCAAGTACCTTTGTTTCGTACTCGTAGTA is a window of Tenuifilaceae bacterium CYCD DNA encoding:
- a CDS encoding threonylcarbamoyl-AMP synthase, whose protein sequence is MSDCLYIKIYPENPNPREIERVVGILQNGGVIIYPTDTVYGIGCDISNAKAVERIIKIKGIKPKEAHFSFICYDLSNIADYAKVDNPTFKLMKKNLPGPFTFILPGLNRVPDHFISKRKTVGIRIPNNSIPLEIVNQLGKPILTTSLKDDDELVEYTTDPEQIYENYQHLVDVVIDGGFGNNVPSTVVDCTGSEPEIIREGLGELV